A single genomic interval of Asinibacterium sp. OR53 harbors:
- a CDS encoding sterol desaturase family protein → MKVFEILYQELIGFLGLGGIIEMVKKGDYSSLSTFDGIANFIYPLIPLLLIIEIIRAVVYKRFRIEDYKVPFLVFVLNRFLSRFISIAAVGFCIGLFGKWAIVKTSFTWYWLLYGYIVWEFAHFIYHFLAHKVRLLWCLHSTHHAPQQMNLFVNFAHFFLEAPYADVIRTSICIIMGVNPPMLFLIMFIDGFWGSFIHIGENIMKDARLGIFNKILLTPSHHRVHHARNPLYMDTNFCNLLNIWDKVFKTYQQEQRDVKIEYGITREMNPNSLWDAYFGEIICLWKDVVKAPGIKNKLLYIIMPPGWSHTGTHKTARVTRDAYIHEQQNHNSL, encoded by the coding sequence ATGAAAGTATTTGAGATCCTTTACCAGGAATTGATCGGTTTCCTGGGCCTGGGAGGCATTATAGAAATGGTTAAAAAGGGCGATTACTCCTCGCTCTCAACATTCGATGGAATTGCCAATTTCATTTACCCGCTTATTCCACTCTTACTGATCATTGAAATAATCAGGGCAGTTGTGTATAAACGATTCAGGATAGAAGACTATAAAGTTCCGTTCCTGGTATTTGTACTGAACCGGTTTTTATCACGGTTTATTTCAATAGCAGCTGTTGGTTTTTGTATCGGTCTTTTTGGAAAATGGGCAATCGTAAAAACATCGTTTACCTGGTACTGGTTGCTGTATGGTTATATCGTATGGGAGTTTGCCCATTTTATCTATCATTTCCTGGCGCATAAAGTACGATTGTTGTGGTGCCTGCATTCTACCCATCATGCCCCGCAGCAGATGAACCTTTTCGTGAACTTCGCACATTTCTTTTTGGAAGCGCCCTATGCAGATGTGATACGCACTTCCATCTGTATTATTATGGGCGTGAATCCGCCTATGCTGTTCCTGATCATGTTTATAGATGGTTTCTGGGGCTCATTTATTCATATCGGGGAGAATATAATGAAAGATGCCAGGCTGGGTATATTCAACAAAATATTGTTAACCCCTTCGCATCATCGCGTACACCATGCACGCAACCCATTATACATGGATACCAATTTTTGCAACCTGCTGAATATCTGGGATAAAGTATTCAAGACTTACCAGCAAGAGCAGCGTGATGTTAAAATAGAATACGGTATTACCCGCGAGATGAACCCGAACAGCTTATGGGATGCTTATTTTGGCGAGATCATTTGCTTGTGGAAAGATGTGGTAAAAGCTCCGGGCATAAAAAATAAATTGCTATACATCATCATGCCGCCGGGATGGAGCCATACCGGTACGCATAAAACAGCCAGGGTAACCAGGGATGCCTATATACATGAGCAGCAAAATCATAACAGCTTGTAA
- a CDS encoding glycoside hydrolase family 105 protein → MRYKLNRYVMIAFAAVQVAYGFDQAAAQKKESADLKNFPEGEGPAAIGQKIAAHFIATPHTNFGRPTPPRYITYPETCTWYGALTFAKETKDTHLLHQLAERFEPLFGSRDTLIPKPDHVDYSVFGAVPLELYMQTKEQKYLNLGKQIADKQWGIPEGPRVNAEARRFYAKGLSWQTRLWIDDMFMITALQAQAYRATGDKSYIEHAATEMVFYLDSLQRPNGLFYHAPDVPFFWGRGNGWMAVGMSEVLRSLPKNNPNRARIMQGYQAMMASLLQYQAGDGMWRQLIDDAESWPETSCTGMFTFAFITGVKEGWLDKATYGPAARKGWLALIKYINANNDITDVCEGTNKKNSRQYYLDRKKNTGDLHGQAPILWCATALLRK, encoded by the coding sequence CCGATCTGAAAAATTTTCCTGAAGGAGAAGGCCCGGCAGCAATAGGACAAAAGATAGCCGCTCATTTTATTGCAACACCGCATACCAATTTTGGAAGACCCACTCCGCCCAGGTACATCACTTACCCGGAGACCTGCACCTGGTATGGTGCATTGACTTTTGCAAAAGAAACTAAAGACACGCATTTATTGCACCAGCTTGCTGAACGTTTTGAGCCACTTTTCGGCAGCCGTGATACATTGATCCCCAAACCGGATCATGTAGATTATTCGGTTTTTGGCGCTGTTCCGTTGGAATTGTACATGCAAACAAAAGAACAGAAGTACCTCAACCTGGGCAAGCAGATTGCAGATAAACAATGGGGTATACCGGAAGGCCCCCGGGTGAATGCAGAAGCGCGCCGTTTTTATGCAAAGGGTCTTAGCTGGCAAACACGTTTGTGGATCGATGATATGTTCATGATCACTGCATTGCAGGCGCAGGCCTACAGGGCCACAGGCGATAAAAGCTATATTGAACACGCGGCAACAGAAATGGTCTTTTATCTCGATTCGTTGCAAAGACCTAATGGCCTGTTTTATCATGCACCCGACGTGCCTTTTTTCTGGGGCAGGGGCAATGGCTGGATGGCTGTTGGTATGAGTGAGGTGCTGCGCTCATTGCCTAAGAATAATCCCAACAGGGCCCGCATCATGCAGGGCTATCAGGCAATGATGGCTTCCCTGTTGCAATACCAGGCCGGTGATGGAATGTGGCGGCAACTGATCGATGATGCTGAATCATGGCCGGAAACATCCTGTACAGGCATGTTCACTTTTGCATTCATCACAGGTGTGAAAGAAGGTTGGCTCGATAAAGCCACTTATGGCCCCGCGGCACGCAAAGGATGGCTCGCATTGATCAAATACATCAATGCAAATAATGATATCACCGATGTATGTGAAGGCACCAATAAAAAGAACAGCCGGCAATATTATCTCGATCGTAAGAAGAACACAGGTGATTTGCACGGACAGGCACCGATATTGTGGTGTGCTACGGCACTGCTTAGAAAATAA